From the genome of Winogradskyella forsetii, one region includes:
- a CDS encoding DUF4238 domain-containing protein, whose product MSITKKNHYNPCFWTAYWNHDYYHNHEYRKSANARNQKIQSLNLKGNKILPSKTEDVFFEKRMGLANVSENEVLDFENFFTTSENLIKEPLFSIIEKNEIDSLEEKTHISSFISDMILRHYKNFNGLIDDYNKKGKQKIELFIDLKNDYSTSDFHKAQIIPLLSSEWIIYQSKDFKFPLGDNPILMNDKNILFALSPKMLIRINYKKKVLPDTACVVKHKMNYFTYRNFMRRTIISSDREIIFNEVGVLEKWRKSKVYQKKQKN is encoded by the coding sequence ATGTCCATAACTAAAAAGAATCATTATAATCCATGTTTTTGGACAGCTTATTGGAATCATGATTACTACCATAATCACGAATATCGGAAATCGGCTAACGCAAGAAATCAGAAAATTCAATCATTAAATTTAAAAGGGAATAAGATTTTACCTTCAAAAACCGAAGATGTGTTTTTCGAAAAAAGAATGGGATTGGCAAACGTCTCTGAAAATGAAGTATTGGATTTTGAAAATTTCTTTACTACTTCGGAGAATCTAATTAAAGAACCATTGTTTAGTATTATTGAAAAAAATGAAATTGATTCTCTTGAAGAGAAAACGCATATTTCATCATTTATATCCGATATGATACTAAGACATTATAAAAACTTCAATGGTCTAATAGACGATTATAATAAAAAAGGAAAGCAGAAAATTGAACTTTTTATTGACTTAAAAAATGATTACTCTACTTCTGATTTTCATAAAGCCCAAATAATTCCCTTGCTTTCATCGGAATGGATTATTTATCAGTCAAAAGATTTTAAATTTCCTCTGGGAGACAATCCAATTTTAATGAACGATAAAAATATTCTATTCGCCCTTTCCCCAAAGATGTTGATAAGGATTAATTATAAAAAGAAAGTTTTGCCAGATACTGCGTGTGTTGTAAAACATAAAATGAATTACTTTACATATCGGAATTTTATGCGACGAACAATTATTTCGTCTGATAGAGAAATCATTTTTAACGAAGTAGGTGTTCTAGAAAAATGGAGAAAATCCAAAGTCTATCAAAAAAAACAGAAAAACTAA
- a CDS encoding HNH endonuclease, whose translation MLDKVWNRDGGKCVKCGSQEKIEFDHIIPFSKGGSNTYRNLQILCEQCNRGKSNNIG comes from the coding sequence GTGCTTGACAAAGTTTGGAATAGAGATGGCGGAAAGTGTGTTAAATGTGGAAGTCAAGAAAAGATAGAATTTGACCACATTATTCCTTTTTCAAAAGGAGGTTCAAATACTTACAGAAATTTACAGATTTTGTGTGAACAATGTAATCGTGGGAAATCGAACAACATTGGATAA
- a CDS encoding ferritin encodes MLSKSIEAALNKQVRIEAESSQIYLAMAIWAEVKGLEGISSFMYSQSDEEREHMLKLVKFINERGGQAHISELNAPNVNHKSYKEMFEKLLEHEIFVSESINELVHISLQEKDYATHNFLQWYVAEQIEEEAMARTILDKVKMIGDDKGGLYLFDRDIQQLTISSAAETPGD; translated from the coding sequence ATGTTATCAAAATCCATAGAAGCCGCATTAAACAAACAAGTTAGAATTGAAGCAGAATCTTCACAAATCTATTTAGCGATGGCCATTTGGGCAGAAGTAAAAGGACTGGAAGGCATCTCTAGTTTTATGTACAGCCAATCTGACGAAGAGCGTGAACACATGCTAAAGCTTGTGAAATTTATAAACGAACGTGGCGGGCAAGCCCATATATCTGAATTGAATGCACCCAACGTAAATCATAAATCCTATAAGGAAATGTTTGAAAAACTTTTAGAGCATGAAATATTTGTATCTGAAAGCATCAACGAATTGGTTCATATTTCTTTACAGGAAAAAGATTATGCCACCCACAATTTCTTACAATGGTATGTCGCCGAGCAAATTGAAGAAGAAGCTATGGCAAGAACAATTTTAGACAAAGTAAAAATGATTGGCGACGATAAAGGTGGTCTGTACTTATTTGACAGAGACATACAGCAACTTACCATAAGCTCAGCCGCAGAAACACCTGGAGACTAA
- a CDS encoding YceI family protein: MRQIIGLFLLLTGTIATSQNRYLTKTGELSFEASVPSFEEVAAKNESVTAILNTENGEFAALALVKAFRFKNALMEEHFNENYAESDTYPKALFKGDINGFELSNLSKTESKMTINGSLTFHGVTKTQNSIPVILKMEADHIMISGSFKVMVSDFEIEIPKVVKNKLSEEVAVVFNFKLKKK, encoded by the coding sequence ATGAGACAAATTATAGGTTTATTCCTGCTTTTAACTGGCACAATTGCCACAAGTCAAAATAGATATTTGACCAAAACCGGCGAACTTTCCTTTGAGGCTTCCGTGCCTTCTTTTGAAGAAGTAGCCGCAAAAAATGAATCCGTTACCGCGATACTAAATACTGAAAATGGTGAATTTGCAGCTTTAGCGTTAGTCAAAGCCTTCAGATTTAAAAATGCTTTGATGGAAGAGCATTTTAACGAAAACTATGCGGAATCTGATACGTATCCCAAAGCGCTATTTAAAGGGGATATAAACGGTTTTGAACTTTCTAATTTAAGTAAAACCGAGTCTAAAATGACCATTAATGGCTCCCTCACATTTCACGGTGTTACTAAAACCCAGAATTCCATTCCCGTAATTCTAAAAATGGAAGCTGATCACATAATGATATCTGGCAGTTTTAAAGTTATGGTTTCGGACTTCGAGATAGAGATTCCTAAAGTTGTAAAGAATAAATTATCTGAAGAGGTTGCTGTTGTTTTCAATTTTAAGCTGAAGAAGAAATAG
- a CDS encoding DUF5777 family beta-barrel protein: MKYTFICSLLLSCFFLSAQDDDLLSEIDTDSVVNYATAAFKGLKVVNFESTKLVAKQELTFIVSHRFGSIKNGFDSFFGLDDAVTRLNFVYGITDAVNIGVSRSSFQKIHEASAKYRLVRQKENGFPLTIVGFNSVLINSALEKENLPKLEFKDRLGYTVQVLISRKVSSKLSLELAPTFFHDNFVAYKDQHNSQYAIGFGGRQKLAKRWSINVDYGWHLNRAENSPFKNPLSIGFDLETGGHVFQMHFSNAQAMNTNGFLGQATGDWTDGNIYFGFNLSRVF; this comes from the coding sequence ATGAAATATACCTTTATATGTTCACTACTATTGTCATGCTTTTTTTTAAGTGCTCAAGACGATGATTTGCTCAGTGAAATTGACACCGATTCTGTAGTTAACTATGCTACAGCCGCTTTTAAAGGTTTGAAAGTTGTAAATTTTGAATCCACAAAACTCGTGGCTAAGCAAGAGTTAACCTTTATTGTTTCGCATCGTTTTGGAAGTATAAAGAATGGGTTTGACAGTTTCTTTGGATTAGATGACGCCGTTACCAGACTGAATTTTGTATATGGCATTACCGATGCCGTTAACATTGGCGTTTCTAGAAGTTCGTTTCAAAAAATTCATGAAGCTTCAGCAAAATATCGATTGGTTAGACAAAAAGAAAATGGATTCCCATTGACCATCGTTGGCTTTAATTCCGTACTTATAAATTCTGCATTAGAAAAAGAAAATTTACCGAAGTTAGAATTTAAAGACCGTTTAGGTTACACCGTACAAGTGCTAATCTCGAGAAAAGTAAGTTCAAAATTGTCGTTAGAATTAGCACCGACGTTTTTTCACGACAATTTTGTGGCTTACAAAGACCAACACAATTCACAGTATGCTATTGGGTTTGGCGGACGGCAAAAATTAGCGAAACGCTGGTCCATCAACGTCGATTATGGTTGGCATTTAAATAGAGCAGAAAATTCACCATTTAAAAATCCGTTGTCCATTGGTTTCGATTTAGAAACGGGCGGCCACGTGTTTCAGATGCATTTCTCAAATGCCCAAGCCATGAATACTAATGGGTTTTTAGGCCAAGCGACAGGAGACTGGACGGATGGTAATATTTATTTTGGGTTTAACCTAAGTCGGGTGTTTTAA
- a CDS encoding T9SS type A sorting domain-containing protein, with the protein MKTNYTLKMALLLLIATFCFSNLTAQVRILRLDPATNSVTLKNFGDSNVPISGYWFCNFPMYAQVGDMTSTASLEPGEEVNIGSTINFAVADGEFGLYTTNSEGFGSSNAMIDYIQWGSAGHQRESTAVGAGVWDAGTFVNVSPPFEYNGDGTQNGVAFWVTLGVDDFETISQIELFPNPTSTTLHIAISRSVLNGTIGIYDILGKQVLSQSINSSDELQVDVSNLINGLYLIKIATENGVETKRFIKN; encoded by the coding sequence ATGAAAACAAATTACACACTAAAAATGGCATTACTGTTACTTATCGCTACATTTTGCTTTTCGAATTTAACCGCTCAAGTAAGAATCTTGAGACTTGATCCAGCCACAAACTCTGTTACCCTAAAAAACTTTGGGGATAGTAATGTCCCTATTTCTGGATATTGGTTTTGTAATTTTCCCATGTATGCCCAAGTAGGTGATATGACAAGTACAGCGAGCTTAGAGCCTGGTGAAGAAGTGAATATAGGAAGTACTATAAATTTTGCTGTTGCAGATGGAGAATTTGGATTGTATACCACAAATTCGGAAGGTTTTGGATCTTCTAATGCCATGATAGATTACATTCAATGGGGAAGTGCAGGACACCAAAGGGAATCTACAGCTGTTGGAGCTGGCGTGTGGGATGCTGGTACGTTTGTAAATGTTTCCCCTCCTTTTGAATATAATGGAGATGGCACCCAAAATGGTGTTGCATTTTGGGTTACTCTTGGTGTTGACGATTTTGAGACCATCAGCCAAATAGAGCTTTTCCCAAACCCAACTTCAACCACTTTACATATTGCTATTAGCCGTAGTGTGCTTAACGGAACGATAGGTATATATGATATTTTAGGTAAGCAAGTCTTAAGCCAGAGTATTAACTCTAGTGATGAATTACAAGTTGATGTTTCAAACTTAATTAATGGCTTGTATTTAATAAAAATCGCTACAGAAAATGGTGTAGAAACCAAACGTTTTATTAAAAACTAA
- a CDS encoding OB-fold protein — MLKKLIIFGILIISVIVAYNYIYQDHRTIEKETAAFVMTANAIGNEFSSNLKMAETKYLNKTVEVSGSISEMNTMEVTLDDKVFCQFSEALEAPIEEDTKLKIKGRVIGYDDLLEQVKLDQCTIINTKN; from the coding sequence ATGCTCAAAAAACTTATCATTTTCGGTATTCTGATTATTAGTGTAATTGTTGCCTACAATTACATCTATCAAGACCATAGAACTATTGAAAAGGAAACGGCAGCATTTGTAATGACGGCAAATGCTATTGGTAATGAATTTTCGAGTAATTTAAAAATGGCCGAAACAAAATATCTAAATAAGACTGTTGAGGTATCTGGTAGCATTTCAGAAATGAATACCATGGAAGTTACTTTAGACGACAAGGTGTTTTGTCAGTTTTCAGAAGCCTTAGAAGCTCCGATAGAAGAAGATACAAAACTAAAAATAAAAGGACGTGTTATTGGCTACGATGATTTATTAGAACAAGTAAAATTAGACCAATGCACTATTATTAATACTAAAAATTAA